One Halocalculus aciditolerans DNA segment encodes these proteins:
- a CDS encoding MarR family transcriptional regulator → MMRYSGEWMQKWDDRILEVLEEEGPRGVGYIDEHPAIRSSHSTVSRRLKDLAAHGLVSERGNGVYMITEKGKAYLNEEYDAEHEVYLDSESEIGSDSGDTNTVS, encoded by the coding sequence ATGATGCGCTACAGCGGCGAATGGATGCAGAAGTGGGACGACCGAATCCTCGAAGTCCTCGAGGAAGAAGGACCCCGCGGTGTCGGGTACATCGACGAGCATCCAGCTATCCGTTCGTCGCACTCGACTGTCTCGCGCCGCCTCAAGGACCTTGCCGCACACGGTCTGGTGAGCGAGAGGGGAAACGGTGTTTATATGATTACTGAGAAAGGGAAAGCCTACCTCAACGAGGAATACGACGCAGAGCATGAGGTATACCTTGACTCAGAGTCCGAGATTGGCTCGGATTCAGGAGATACGAACACTGTGTCATGA
- a CDS encoding tyrosine-type recombinase/integrase, translating into MADNLTSLAPEKAVELHLEAMKQDSAEWTRTSHESHLRAFTEWCREHGGVDDMTDLDGRDLYEFRIWRRNGGYSKGQDEEIAPKTIHSALTTVRSFLRFCAQIEAVPEDLYEKVPLPNLSTAEEVSDRTISPDRVPAIVEYLARYEYASRDHVIWSLVWHTGARLGAVRALDLHDVELDENKPGLNFVHRPGTGTPLKNDEEGERFNRISDRVRTTLQDYIDGPRNDVVDDTGRTPLVTTKYGRVSHTTIRNAFYRWSRPCKVGIVCPHDREPSTCEWARDDGMTKCPSSRSTHDVRKARVTKYRNDGVPRGVVSDRLDTSEDMLDKHYDRASKREKADRRWEFLG; encoded by the coding sequence ATGGCTGACAACCTAACCTCGCTCGCTCCGGAGAAAGCGGTGGAACTGCATCTGGAGGCGATGAAGCAGGACAGTGCGGAGTGGACGCGGACCTCGCACGAGAGCCACCTGCGTGCGTTTACGGAGTGGTGCCGCGAGCACGGCGGCGTCGACGACATGACCGACCTCGACGGGCGCGACCTCTACGAGTTCAGAATCTGGAGGCGGAACGGCGGCTATTCCAAGGGGCAAGACGAGGAGATCGCGCCGAAAACGATTCACTCCGCCCTGACCACGGTGCGCTCGTTCCTCCGATTCTGCGCGCAAATCGAGGCGGTCCCCGAAGACCTGTACGAGAAGGTCCCGCTGCCGAACCTCTCGACGGCCGAGGAAGTGAGCGACCGAACGATCTCGCCGGACAGGGTGCCGGCAATCGTCGAGTACCTGGCTCGGTACGAGTACGCGTCGCGGGACCACGTGATCTGGTCGCTCGTCTGGCACACCGGGGCGCGGCTCGGCGCGGTCCGGGCGCTCGACCTCCACGACGTGGAGCTGGACGAGAACAAGCCGGGCCTCAACTTCGTACACCGACCCGGAACGGGTACACCCCTCAAGAACGACGAAGAAGGAGAGCGGTTCAACAGGATTAGCGACCGCGTCCGGACGACGCTCCAGGACTACATCGACGGCCCTCGAAACGACGTCGTCGACGACACCGGACGTACCCCGCTGGTGACGACGAAGTACGGCCGCGTCTCACACACCACCATCCGAAACGCGTTCTATCGCTGGTCGAGGCCGTGCAAGGTCGGCATAGTCTGTCCCCACGACAGGGAGCCGTCCACCTGCGAGTGGGCGCGCGACGACGGGATGACGAAGTGCCCGAGTTCGCGGTCGACGCACGACGTTCGGAAGGCCCGTGTGACCAAGTACAGAAACGATGGCGTCCCCCGCGGCGTCGTGTCTGATCGCCTCGACACCTCCGAGGACATGCTGGACAAGCACTACGACCGAGCGAGCAAACGCGAAAAGGCTGACCGCCGGTGGGAGTTCCTCGGATGA
- a CDS encoding DUF7571 family protein yields the protein MKPCQNCRAVIDEYILDKELEPLRDLTVDDFNVCADCVTVVADACVECGGAVYVPRGESVTPEYCPACRADTIERTGHDPGWHRSVSI from the coding sequence ATGAAACCGTGTCAGAACTGTCGGGCGGTCATCGACGAGTACATCTTGGACAAAGAACTCGAACCGCTGCGGGATTTAACGGTCGACGACTTCAACGTCTGTGCGGACTGCGTAACGGTCGTGGCGGATGCGTGCGTGGAGTGCGGCGGTGCGGTGTACGTGCCGCGCGGGGAGTCGGTGACGCCGGAGTACTGCCCGGCGTGCCGCGCGGACACCATCGAGCGAACCGGCCACGACCCGGGCTGGCACCGCTCGGTGTCGATCTGA
- a CDS encoding carbohydrate kinase family protein has product MDGASGFVAGETLIDLFPSASGPLTSVSGFEHRPGGAPANVAVGVAALDDAPGFWTVLGDDAFAAFLSSTLDDHGVPGEFVERTEGKTALAVVTREADAERSFSFYAEGTATFDFDAAALPVSAFEEREWVHVGGVALADEASRAATLAVVERARDAGCVVSFDPNARAELWRDAATAERVLGEAVAAADVVFCSADDLALLGVDTDAARERPARTARGLLERGPETVFLTRGSEGATAATRTANEGNAGDGGRSSDGSGSVVVSEPAFAVDAVDTTGAGDAFTAAALTRYEPGAGASALREVVRYANAVAALATTATGAMGAIPTPERVERFLDDSGR; this is encoded by the coding sequence ATGGATGGCGCGTCGGGGTTCGTGGCTGGTGAGACGTTGATCGATCTGTTCCCGTCGGCGTCGGGGCCGCTGACGTCGGTGTCGGGGTTCGAGCACCGGCCGGGCGGTGCGCCGGCGAACGTCGCGGTGGGGGTGGCGGCGCTCGACGACGCGCCGGGATTCTGGACGGTGTTGGGGGACGACGCGTTCGCGGCGTTTCTGTCGTCGACGCTCGACGACCACGGAGTCCCGGGCGAGTTCGTGGAGCGAACCGAGGGGAAGACGGCGTTGGCGGTGGTGACGCGGGAGGCGGACGCGGAGCGGTCGTTCTCCTTCTACGCGGAGGGGACGGCGACGTTCGATTTCGACGCGGCAGCGCTCCCAGTGAGTGCGTTCGAGGAGCGGGAGTGGGTGCACGTCGGCGGGGTGGCGCTGGCGGACGAGGCGAGTCGCGCGGCGACGCTCGCGGTCGTGGAGCGCGCGCGAGACGCGGGGTGTGTGGTGTCGTTCGACCCGAACGCCCGCGCGGAGCTGTGGCGGGACGCCGCGACGGCGGAGCGCGTGCTCGGGGAGGCGGTCGCGGCGGCGGACGTGGTGTTCTGTAGCGCGGACGACCTCGCGCTGCTGGGCGTCGACACGGACGCGGCGCGCGAACGCCCGGCGCGCACGGCGCGAGGCCTCCTCGAACGCGGCCCGGAGACGGTCTTCCTGACGCGCGGGAGCGAGGGCGCGACGGCGGCGACGCGCACGGCGAACGAAGGGAACGCGGGCGACGGCGGCCGTTCGAGCGATGGCAGTGGGTCAGTAGTGGTGTCGGAGCCGGCGTTCGCGGTGGACGCGGTGGATACGACGGGTGCGGGGGACGCGTTCACGGCGGCGGCGTTGACGCGGTACGAGCCGGGCGCGGGCGCGTCGGCCCTGCGGGAGGTGGTGCGGTACGCGAACGCGGTGGCGGCGTTAGCGACGACGGCGACAGGCGCGATGGGCGCGATACCGACGCCGGAGCGCGTAGAGCGTTTCCTCGACGATTCGGGCCGGTAA
- a CDS encoding class I SAM-dependent methyltransferase: MHDHGDHEHSHDHGGDGDGFDEEMHDVDWGRVRERQVARGEHVETWFDDAGIDAGDDVLEVGCGPGYVTERLAERVGEDGRVVAFDRQLGALASFTGDVPENVSLVLGDAESLPIAPCEPVTALVAYVLHHADRPARVLAELAGALPSGSRVFVAEYAPDADSEVGPPTHYRIAAGTIDGWLADAGFDVTDEFGYENATYAYLASVA; this comes from the coding sequence ATGCACGACCACGGTGACCACGAGCACAGCCACGACCACGGCGGGGACGGCGACGGTTTCGACGAGGAGATGCACGACGTCGACTGGGGTCGGGTGCGAGAGCGCCAGGTCGCGCGCGGCGAGCACGTCGAGACCTGGTTCGACGACGCCGGTATCGACGCCGGCGACGACGTCCTCGAAGTCGGCTGCGGGCCCGGCTACGTCACGGAACGCCTCGCGGAGCGCGTCGGCGAGGACGGCCGGGTGGTGGCGTTCGACCGCCAGCTCGGCGCGCTCGCGTCCTTCACCGGCGACGTCCCGGAGAACGTCTCGCTCGTGCTCGGCGACGCCGAATCGCTCCCCATCGCTCCCTGCGAGCCGGTGACGGCGCTCGTCGCGTACGTCCTCCACCACGCTGACCGCCCCGCGCGCGTTCTCGCCGAACTCGCCGGTGCTCTCCCCTCGGGCTCGCGGGTCTTCGTCGCCGAGTACGCCCCCGACGCCGACAGCGAGGTCGGCCCCCCGACCCACTACCGTATCGCCGCCGGAACCATCGACGGGTGGCTCGCCGACGCCGGCTTCGACGTCACCGACGAGTTCGGCTACGAGAACGCGACCTACGCCTACCTCGCGAGCGTCGCGTAG
- a CDS encoding TIGR03571 family LLM class oxidoreductase, whose protein sequence is MSEWNAGYERVFGGDDLTVGVGAPFGELDESVPDMPREVELAQRAEALGYAAVWARDVPTVWPKFNDLGQGIDPWLYLDRVARETDDLALATGSLVLALRHPLHAAKAAASLDRLSGGRVVLGVASGDRPPEYEAFGVDEDSRGERFRDAATVIRAAWTADFPELETSWGTMDGTLDTRPKPEKRIPIVPTGRARQSVDWLGAHGDAWLFYHLPPDTLQSFLDDWRAASGGAPFAMALGVDLAADETEGMTRVNQGYRAGARWLRDYFDDLDAWGVDHVVVSLGGDPERELERFARDVLAER, encoded by the coding sequence GTGAGCGAGTGGAACGCGGGCTACGAGCGTGTGTTCGGCGGCGACGACCTGACCGTCGGCGTCGGCGCGCCCTTCGGCGAACTCGACGAGAGCGTCCCCGATATGCCGCGCGAGGTCGAACTCGCCCAGCGAGCGGAAGCCCTCGGCTACGCGGCGGTGTGGGCGCGCGACGTCCCCACCGTCTGGCCGAAGTTCAACGACCTCGGACAGGGAATCGACCCGTGGCTCTACCTCGACCGTGTGGCGCGAGAAACGGACGACCTCGCGCTGGCGACGGGAAGCCTCGTCCTCGCGCTCCGCCACCCGCTCCACGCGGCGAAGGCGGCGGCGTCCCTCGACCGACTCTCCGGGGGACGCGTCGTCCTCGGCGTCGCGTCCGGCGACCGCCCGCCCGAGTACGAGGCGTTCGGCGTCGACGAGGACTCGCGAGGCGAGCGGTTCCGCGACGCCGCCACCGTGATTCGCGCCGCCTGGACCGCTGATTTCCCCGAGCTCGAAACCTCGTGGGGGACGATGGACGGCACGCTCGACACCCGACCGAAACCCGAAAAGCGAATCCCGATAGTCCCCACCGGGCGCGCCCGCCAATCGGTGGACTGGCTCGGCGCGCACGGCGACGCCTGGCTCTTCTACCACCTCCCCCCTGATACGCTCCAGTCCTTCCTCGACGACTGGCGGGCGGCGAGCGGCGGCGCGCCCTTCGCGATGGCGCTCGGCGTCGACCTCGCCGCCGACGAGACCGAGGGAATGACGCGCGTCAATCAGGGCTACCGCGCCGGCGCGCGCTGGCTCCGCGACTACTTCGACGACCTCGACGCGTGGGGCGTCGACCACGTCGTCGTCTCCCTCGGCGGCGACCCCGAACGCGAACTCGAACGGTTCGCGCGCGACGTGCTCGCGGAGCGGTGA
- a CDS encoding diaminobutyrate--2-oxoglutarate transaminase — MTYEGVGNAELLDQQAARESNARTYPRHLPFAIDEARGVEVTDMDGDTYYDCLAGAGTLALGHNHPVVVEAMESALEQDRPIHTLDITTPTKEAFVDSLLESLPDDFSETAKVQFCGPAGTDAIEAALKLVKTATGNDDVLAFRGAYHGMTNGALSMMGDTHAKEGLSNLMPGVQHLPYPYEYRSPFGSAGDADGALAAEYVERLLDDPGRGFTDPAGLFVELVQGEGGAVPAPDAWTREIRRITRERDIPMVVDEIQTGLGRTGETYAFEHADVTPDAVTLSKAVGGGLPLAVVVYDESLDVWEPGAHAGTFRGNQLAMAAGEATIDYVLENDLDEHADAMGALLREEYLEPLAERFDAVGDVRGRGLMLGVEFVDADADADSAGARPADDDLADRVRTEAFERGLVVELGGRGGSTARFLPPLVVDREQTTDIGQIFTEAVEAAVNAEGSA, encoded by the coding sequence ATGACGTACGAGGGCGTCGGGAACGCCGAGCTCCTCGACCAGCAGGCGGCGCGCGAGTCGAACGCGCGCACCTACCCCCGGCACCTGCCGTTCGCCATCGACGAGGCGCGGGGCGTCGAAGTGACGGACATGGACGGGGACACCTACTACGACTGCCTCGCGGGCGCGGGAACGCTCGCGCTCGGCCACAACCACCCCGTCGTCGTCGAGGCGATGGAGTCGGCGCTGGAGCAGGACCGGCCGATTCACACGCTCGACATCACGACGCCCACGAAGGAGGCGTTCGTCGACTCGCTGCTGGAGAGCCTCCCGGACGACTTCTCGGAGACCGCGAAGGTCCAGTTCTGCGGGCCGGCGGGGACGGACGCCATCGAGGCCGCGTTGAAGCTCGTGAAGACCGCGACGGGGAACGACGACGTGCTCGCGTTCCGCGGGGCCTACCACGGGATGACGAACGGCGCGCTCTCCATGATGGGGGATACGCACGCGAAGGAGGGGCTCTCGAACCTGATGCCGGGCGTCCAGCACCTCCCCTACCCCTACGAGTACCGGAGCCCGTTCGGGAGCGCGGGCGACGCCGACGGCGCGCTCGCTGCAGAGTACGTCGAGCGCCTCCTCGACGACCCCGGGCGCGGCTTCACGGACCCGGCGGGGCTCTTCGTGGAGCTCGTGCAGGGCGAGGGCGGCGCGGTGCCCGCGCCGGACGCGTGGACGCGGGAGATTCGGCGCATCACGCGAGAGCGCGACATCCCGATGGTCGTCGACGAGATTCAGACCGGGCTCGGGCGAACGGGCGAAACGTACGCGTTCGAGCACGCGGACGTCACGCCGGACGCGGTGACGCTCTCGAAGGCGGTGGGCGGCGGGCTGCCGCTCGCCGTCGTCGTCTACGACGAGTCCCTCGACGTCTGGGAGCCGGGCGCGCACGCCGGGACGTTCCGGGGGAACCAGCTCGCGATGGCGGCCGGCGAGGCGACCATCGACTACGTCCTCGAAAACGACCTCGACGAGCACGCCGACGCGATGGGCGCGCTCCTCCGCGAGGAGTACTTAGAGCCGCTCGCGGAGCGCTTCGACGCGGTCGGTGACGTCCGCGGGCGCGGCCTGATGCTCGGCGTCGAGTTCGTGGACGCGGACGCGGACGCGGATAGCGCTGGCGCGCGCCCGGCGGACGACGACCTCGCCGACCGAGTGCGGACCGAGGCGTTCGAGCGCGGGCTCGTCGTCGAGCTCGGCGGGCGCGGCGGGTCGACGGCGCGCTTTCTCCCGCCGCTCGTCGTCGACCGCGAGCAGACGACGGACATCGGGCAGATATTCACGGAGGCGGTCGAGGCCGCGGTGAACGCGGAGGGGTCGGCGTGA
- a CDS encoding pyridoxal phosphate-dependent decarboxylase family protein — protein MTREHDRQFLGTPAGDAAYREAVERARELALDAANSEKPFSGAEPAAIRDALPEDVLPESGVGLDAALDEVAEDVLAHTVNVSHPRTAAHLHTPPSVPGLAAETLVAATNQSLDSYDQSGAATVVEQRLVESLLDLYDLPESGDGVVTSGGTQSNFQALLLARDRHLAEAFDHDVQKSGLPPAASDLRVLCSAEAHFTTEQSAHHLGLGHDAVVTVDTDENHRMDVDALDAAIDRLEADGKSVFAVVGTAGTTDFGAVDPLDAVAERAAAAGAWFHVDAAFGGALALTEDADRLAGVERADSVSADFHKLFFQPISAGALLLGDAADFAHAARNDDYLNPADSALPNLVSKSTQTTRRFDALKPYLAFRALGRDGLGGLVDAVRQTANRAATLLDAADDFTLLAEPSINTVLFRYDPGALSDDALDELNTATREALFRDGRAVLARTEVGGVEALKLTLMNPRTTLDDVADVLDLVREVGRDIAVDLEAATTT, from the coding sequence GTGACCCGCGAGCACGACCGGCAGTTCCTGGGGACGCCCGCGGGCGACGCGGCGTACCGGGAGGCCGTGGAGCGAGCGCGCGAGCTCGCGCTCGACGCGGCAAACAGTGAAAAGCCGTTCTCGGGCGCGGAGCCGGCGGCCATCCGGGACGCGCTCCCCGAGGACGTGCTCCCGGAGTCCGGCGTCGGGCTGGACGCGGCGCTCGACGAGGTCGCCGAGGACGTGCTCGCGCACACGGTGAACGTCTCGCACCCGCGGACGGCCGCACACCTCCACACGCCGCCCTCGGTACCGGGACTGGCGGCGGAGACCCTGGTGGCGGCCACGAATCAGTCGCTCGACTCCTACGACCAGAGCGGCGCGGCGACCGTCGTCGAACAGCGCCTCGTCGAATCACTCCTCGACCTCTACGACCTCCCCGAGTCCGGCGACGGCGTGGTGACGAGCGGCGGGACGCAGTCGAACTTCCAAGCGCTCCTGCTCGCGCGCGACCGCCACCTCGCCGAAGCGTTCGACCACGACGTCCAGAAATCCGGCCTCCCCCCGGCGGCGAGCGATCTTCGTGTACTCTGCTCGGCGGAAGCCCACTTTACCACTGAGCAGTCCGCCCACCACCTCGGCCTCGGCCACGACGCCGTCGTCACGGTCGACACCGACGAGAACCACCGGATGGACGTGGACGCGCTCGACGCCGCCATCGACCGCCTCGAAGCCGACGGGAAGTCGGTCTTCGCCGTCGTGGGGACGGCGGGGACGACGGACTTCGGCGCGGTCGACCCGCTGGACGCGGTGGCGGAGCGCGCCGCGGCCGCGGGCGCGTGGTTCCACGTGGACGCCGCGTTCGGCGGCGCGCTCGCCCTCACCGAGGACGCCGACCGCCTCGCGGGCGTAGAGCGCGCGGACTCAGTGTCCGCGGACTTCCACAAGCTCTTCTTCCAGCCCATCAGCGCGGGCGCACTCCTCCTCGGGGACGCTGCCGACTTCGCGCACGCCGCGCGGAACGACGACTACCTCAACCCCGCGGACTCCGCGCTCCCGAACCTCGTGTCGAAGTCGACGCAGACGACGCGGCGGTTCGACGCGCTCAAACCCTACCTCGCGTTCCGTGCGCTCGGCCGCGACGGCCTCGGCGGCCTCGTCGACGCGGTCCGGCAGACCGCGAACCGCGCCGCGACGCTCCTCGACGCCGCCGACGACTTCACGCTCCTCGCCGAGCCCTCCATCAACACCGTGCTCTTCCGATACGACCCCGGCGCGCTCTCTGACGACGCGCTCGACGAACTGAACACGGCGACGCGAGAAGCGCTCTTCCGCGACGGCCGCGCCGTCCTCGCACGCACCGAAGTCGGCGGCGTCGAAGCGCTCAAGCTCACGCTGATGAACCCGCGGACGACGCTCGACGACGTCGCCGACGTCCTCGACCTCGTCCGGGAGGTCGGCCGCGACATCGCCGTCGACCTCGAAGCGGCGACGACTACCTGA
- a CDS encoding DUF7490 domain-containing protein, producing MNRDVVLAGVAVGIVLLAAAGALALPGAVSGPDRSEPPGRIGLAEVTVTPDGTAGANATLAVTTYLQHRGGPTENVTVRYRAVDTDTGFVAATASRDLGTVAGDREVNATGHLTVERAGGYRLETLLYRNGSRVASGAKTVEGMGSLTPTYARTPVEFHRFDPAGNLPAVSFAVEEAGEDRTTLNVSAYLTNTGGNAGDVRVTFVARQADSNIVADRGSVRVGQIPPGHTVTPSTTLTVPSEYNYYLDAVLWKDGVIVGSTRTAANLDPTETISVNETQRDVGLQVSDFETTEKSGGASAGDGYQTTTSTSTPGFGALAALAGVLGALLAVRRWSA from the coding sequence ATGAATCGGGATGTTGTCCTCGCCGGCGTCGCCGTCGGCATCGTCCTCCTCGCCGCCGCCGGCGCGCTCGCCCTCCCCGGTGCCGTCAGCGGCCCCGACCGGAGCGAACCGCCCGGCCGAATCGGCCTCGCCGAAGTCACCGTCACGCCCGACGGAACCGCCGGCGCGAACGCCACGCTCGCCGTCACCACCTACCTCCAACACCGCGGCGGTCCGACGGAGAACGTCACCGTCCGCTACCGCGCCGTCGACACCGACACCGGGTTCGTCGCCGCGACCGCCAGCCGCGACCTCGGCACCGTCGCCGGCGACCGCGAAGTGAACGCCACCGGCCACCTCACCGTCGAACGCGCCGGCGGCTACCGCCTCGAAACCCTCCTCTACCGGAACGGCTCGCGCGTCGCGTCCGGCGCGAAGACCGTCGAAGGCATGGGGTCGCTCACGCCCACCTACGCCCGGACGCCCGTCGAGTTCCACCGCTTCGACCCCGCCGGAAATCTCCCGGCTGTTTCCTTCGCCGTCGAGGAGGCCGGAGAGGACCGGACGACGCTGAACGTCTCCGCCTACCTCACCAACACCGGTGGGAACGCCGGCGACGTCCGCGTGACCTTCGTCGCGCGCCAGGCGGACTCGAACATCGTCGCCGACCGCGGGAGCGTCCGCGTCGGCCAGATCCCGCCCGGTCACACCGTGACGCCGTCGACGACGCTCACCGTCCCCTCCGAGTACAACTACTACCTCGACGCCGTGCTCTGGAAGGACGGCGTCATCGTCGGCAGCACGCGCACCGCGGCGAACCTCGACCCCACGGAGACGATCTCAGTGAACGAAACCCAACGCGACGTCGGCCTGCAGGTATCGGACTTCGAGACCACCGAGAAGTCGGGCGGCGCGAGCGCCGGTGACGGCTACCAGACGACGACCTCGACGTCCACGCCCGGCTTCGGCGCACTCGCCGCGCTCGCCGGCGTCCTCGGCGCGCTCCTCGCCGTCCGGAGGTGGTCCGCATGA
- a CDS encoding DUF2797 domain-containing protein, giving the protein MQVIGYETAAVEGQACLVVDDDGVRMISLAPGAELDYGLGERRCAGTMQGGHHVACDAERAPYCLDHASTWVCAKCTGDCLKDEMDCYEEHAVYLAGFAPDTWKVGVTRSWRLETRLREQGADRAAHIRTVDTGKRAREIEAGIAETVRDRVRVPRKIRGFGAPFDDAAWADFVAPYDPIETFDFDYGLDLASAPVPETLASGTVRGTKGRVLLVDDAGTTYAVDMRDLVGYDLDAGGATADRQSSLAAFD; this is encoded by the coding sequence GTGCAGGTCATCGGGTACGAGACGGCCGCGGTGGAGGGGCAGGCGTGCCTCGTCGTCGACGACGACGGCGTGCGGATGATTTCGCTCGCGCCCGGCGCGGAACTCGACTACGGCCTCGGCGAGCGCCGCTGCGCCGGGACGATGCAGGGCGGCCACCACGTCGCCTGCGACGCCGAGCGCGCGCCCTACTGCCTCGATCACGCCTCGACGTGGGTCTGCGCGAAATGCACCGGCGACTGCCTGAAGGACGAGATGGACTGCTACGAGGAGCACGCCGTGTATCTCGCGGGGTTCGCGCCCGACACGTGGAAGGTCGGCGTCACCCGGTCGTGGCGGCTGGAGACGCGGTTGCGGGAGCAGGGCGCGGACCGCGCGGCGCACATTCGCACCGTCGACACGGGCAAACGCGCCCGCGAGATCGAGGCGGGCATCGCGGAGACGGTCCGCGACCGCGTGCGCGTCCCCCGGAAGATTCGGGGGTTCGGCGCGCCCTTCGACGACGCGGCGTGGGCGGACTTCGTCGCGCCCTACGACCCCATCGAGACGTTCGACTTCGACTACGGCCTCGACCTCGCGAGCGCGCCCGTCCCCGAGACGCTCGCGTCCGGCACAGTCCGCGGCACGAAGGGGCGCGTCCTCCTTGTTGACGACGCCGGGACGACGTACGCCGTCGACATGCGCGACCTCGTCGGCTACGACCTCGACGCGGGCGGCGCGACCGCCGACCGCCAGTCGAGTCTCGCCGCGTTCGACTGA
- a CDS encoding Yip1 family protein: MFRALVDPNAFFGERAGDPSLRRPALVVATVAVIGTISAAYSLSVMRAQLPAEAQGLVTIILGVGVAGSLLGPFIGWLVFSLFYYLISGFFGGEGSYRDTLALAGYGYLPRVFGAVVALALTVVLYQTVPPTGNYQTYAAAIAASPYTKLSTVLGWVFLVWQGFLTTYAVKHARSVSFRDAAISVWVPVGLYLLVSVAGFALQFIGFGGTP; encoded by the coding sequence ATGTTCAGGGCACTCGTGGACCCGAACGCGTTCTTCGGGGAGCGCGCCGGGGACCCCTCGTTGCGGCGGCCGGCGCTCGTCGTCGCGACCGTCGCGGTTATCGGAACGATCTCCGCGGCGTACAGTCTCTCGGTGATGCGCGCACAGCTCCCGGCGGAGGCGCAGGGGCTCGTCACGATAATCCTCGGCGTCGGCGTCGCCGGCTCGCTGCTCGGCCCCTTCATCGGCTGGCTGGTCTTCTCGCTCTTCTACTACTTGATTTCCGGCTTCTTCGGCGGCGAAGGGTCGTACCGTGACACGCTCGCCCTAGCGGGGTACGGCTATCTGCCGCGGGTGTTCGGCGCGGTCGTCGCGCTCGCGCTCACCGTCGTCCTCTACCAGACCGTGCCGCCGACCGGCAACTATCAGACGTACGCGGCGGCCATCGCGGCGAGCCCGTACACGAAGCTCTCGACGGTACTCGGCTGGGTGTTCCTCGTCTGGCAGGGCTTCCTGACGACGTACGCCGTGAAACACGCGCGCTCGGTCTCGTTCCGCGACGCCGCCATCTCGGTCTGGGTGCCGGTCGGCCTCTACCTCCTCGTCTCCGTCGCCGGATTCGCCCTCCAGTTCATCGGATTCGGAGGGACGCCATGA